One segment of Ferrimicrobium sp. DNA contains the following:
- a CDS encoding M20/M25/M40 family metallo-hydrolase has product MKVQRLPIDPSIADDDLAGVPQGSYVGRSNLLAGIVNDEFPSLLINGHIDVVPAEGPAQEREPFEPGRVGDRLYGRGADDLKGEIATANLALQAISTETPQFLLYPLALQAVG; this is encoded by the coding sequence ATGAAAGTTCAGAGGCTACCGATTGACCCTAGCATTGCTGATGACGACCTTGCTGGAGTCCCTCAGGGCAGCTACGTTGGACGTTCCAACCTTTTAGCTGGAATTGTGAATGACGAGTTCCCAAGCCTACTTATTAACGGCCATATCGATGTGGTTCCTGCAGAGGGTCCAGCACAAGAGCGAGAGCCGTTCGAGCCAGGCAGGGTTGGGGACCGACTCTACGGTCGTGGCGCCGATGACTTGAAGGGTGAAATTGCCACCGCAAACCTAGCTCTCCAGGCGATTAGCACTGAAACGCCTCAGTTTTTGTTGTACCCATTGGCGCTCCAGGCGGTGGGATGA
- a CDS encoding helix-turn-helix domain-containing protein has protein sequence MSSDKKTVNSETKRLTEPQAMRALTHPVRIALLEVLALHESLTATQAGELIQESPTTCSFHLRQLAKYGYVEEAAHGKGRKRPWKLVNIGFTIEEEELDGEGRIAADSLMQVYFRRALERFERWQRTHGSYPKEWEQVGAVDQNFLFVTTTELDEINTKVREILGTYRNRLIDPSLRPDDAHLVEVLYLAYPVDLDRAFAATSDEAKER, from the coding sequence ATGTCTAGTGATAAGAAGACGGTTAATTCCGAGACCAAGCGACTGACTGAACCCCAAGCAATGAGGGCGCTTACTCACCCTGTCAGGATTGCCCTCCTCGAGGTGCTTGCTCTGCACGAGTCCCTGACGGCCACCCAGGCGGGTGAGTTGATCCAGGAGAGTCCTACAACGTGTTCCTTTCACCTTAGGCAACTTGCCAAATATGGCTATGTCGAGGAGGCTGCCCATGGGAAGGGGCGCAAGCGACCTTGGAAGCTCGTGAACATAGGTTTCACAATCGAGGAAGAGGAACTCGATGGCGAGGGACGTATCGCCGCAGACAGCCTCATGCAGGTCTATTTTCGCAGAGCACTGGAACGGTTCGAACGATGGCAACGCACGCACGGATCCTACCCCAAGGAGTGGGAGCAAGTGGGTGCCGTAGATCAAAATTTTCTGTTCGTGACAACAACAGAGCTCGACGAGATCAATACCAAAGTCCGCGAGATACTTGGGACTTACCGAAACCGTCTGATCGATCCAAGCCTAAGGCCCGATGATGCTCACCTCGTTGAGGTTCTCTACCTTGCGTATCCCGTCGACCTCGATAGGGCCTTTGCAGCCACGAGCGACGAAGCAAAGGAGCGATGA
- a CDS encoding MFS transporter, with the protein MMHSRNAISYILGTLLTGFGDKVLFIAAGIWVRELTGSNAAGGLTYFFYVAPTILVGPLAGLIVDRFPRRRVLITANALSALCLLGLIGVRGATDIWRIYLVMVLYGALAAISSAADVGLRTTVFDQEQFGSVNGLLSTVSEGLRLIVPLIGAGLFVVAGAMAVIGVDFGAYVLAIGLLLLVRVQEQHERTAPQHWRAEALAGVRHILATPVLRRLAWAVTVLLCTVGFFQTAMFAVATTGLGRSAAFVGVFVTFQGVGAIVGGVTSAPWMRKIGEFKTMALGMVTIAIGSVVVLAGARLHSLTALAIVCAGIIALGVGLTWLLVGANTAIQRATPHRLMGRVDAAFNVIFSGVQSISIALGAGLVALVGFRLPLVLIALSALIGTAMLGYRTPTMEPESTK; encoded by the coding sequence ATGATGCACTCACGCAACGCCATTTCCTACATCCTTGGGACCTTGTTGACGGGCTTTGGTGACAAGGTCCTCTTTATCGCAGCCGGCATTTGGGTTCGTGAACTCACTGGTTCCAACGCCGCCGGCGGGCTCACGTACTTCTTCTACGTTGCTCCTACCATACTTGTAGGACCCCTGGCCGGTCTCATCGTCGATCGCTTTCCTCGGCGTCGGGTATTGATCACCGCAAACGCACTCAGTGCGCTTTGCCTGCTCGGGTTGATTGGAGTCCGCGGAGCCACAGATATCTGGCGCATCTATCTCGTCATGGTCCTCTACGGAGCGCTAGCGGCCATCAGCAGCGCCGCTGACGTCGGTCTACGCACGACGGTCTTTGACCAAGAACAGTTTGGTTCTGTCAATGGTCTGTTGTCAACGGTATCGGAGGGACTCCGCCTGATCGTGCCTCTCATTGGGGCCGGATTGTTTGTAGTCGCTGGCGCAATGGCGGTTATCGGGGTCGATTTCGGAGCCTACGTGCTGGCGATCGGGCTGCTGCTACTCGTTCGGGTGCAGGAACAACACGAAAGGACAGCACCGCAGCACTGGCGAGCGGAGGCCCTTGCAGGCGTTCGCCATATCCTGGCCACACCAGTTCTTCGTCGGCTAGCCTGGGCTGTGACGGTGTTGCTGTGCACGGTCGGCTTCTTCCAAACCGCAATGTTCGCCGTCGCGACGACCGGTCTTGGGCGTTCGGCGGCCTTTGTGGGCGTATTTGTCACCTTCCAAGGGGTTGGGGCGATCGTCGGCGGTGTCACATCGGCCCCATGGATGCGCAAGATCGGCGAATTCAAGACAATGGCACTCGGGATGGTGACCATCGCGATTGGATCGGTCGTCGTTTTGGCAGGAGCTCGACTTCACTCGCTGACCGCCTTAGCGATCGTCTGCGCCGGCATCATAGCGCTTGGAGTTGGTTTGACGTGGCTTCTGGTTGGGGCCAATACCGCCATCCAACGCGCTACTCCGCATCGGCTTATGGGGAGGGTTGACGCCGCCTTCAATGTCATCTTCAGTGGAGTCCAAAGCATCTCGATCGCTCTCGGCGCTGGGCTGGTCGCACTTGTCGGTTTTAGACTCCCTCTCGTGCTCATCGCGCTCAGTGCCTTGATTGGCACAGCGATGCTTGGCTACCGCACACCAACAATGGAGCCAGAGAGCACTAAGTGA
- the cbbX gene encoding CbbX protein produces MSEEVDLQGLFVAAKMQETLDELDQELVGLRPVKTRIREIAALLLVDRARAALDLVGGHPSLHMSFTGNPGTGKTTVALRMAELLARLGYVRQGHVVAVTRDDLVGQYIGHTAPKTKEVLKRAMGGVLFIDEAYYLFKPENERDYGAESIEILLQVMENQREDLVVILAGYKDRMDTFFRSNPGMSSRIAHHVDFPDYSQDELLAIAKLMLAAQHYRFSDEAEQVFRRYLELRMIQPNFANARSVRNALDRARLRQANRLFERRGSSITKLDLMTIEPEDIAVSRVFDADRLEEPPLDS; encoded by the coding sequence GTGAGTGAAGAGGTGGATCTTCAGGGACTCTTTGTCGCGGCCAAAATGCAGGAGACGCTTGATGAGCTCGACCAAGAGCTCGTCGGGTTGCGACCAGTCAAGACTCGCATCCGCGAGATCGCGGCGTTGCTGCTTGTAGATCGGGCCCGGGCAGCGCTCGACCTAGTAGGTGGTCACCCGAGTCTCCATATGAGCTTCACTGGTAACCCCGGCACTGGTAAGACGACTGTCGCGCTTCGAATGGCCGAACTTTTGGCGCGGCTGGGTTATGTCCGACAAGGCCATGTGGTGGCGGTGACCAGGGATGACCTTGTGGGTCAATATATCGGGCATACCGCACCGAAGACTAAAGAGGTTCTTAAGCGGGCGATGGGTGGGGTGCTCTTCATTGATGAGGCATATTACCTCTTTAAGCCGGAGAACGAGCGTGACTATGGTGCAGAATCGATTGAGATCCTGCTCCAGGTCATGGAGAATCAGCGTGAAGATCTGGTAGTGATCTTGGCCGGCTATAAGGATCGGATGGACACCTTCTTTCGGTCTAACCCTGGTATGTCCTCGAGGATCGCCCACCACGTGGATTTCCCGGACTATTCACAAGATGAGCTCCTCGCCATCGCCAAGCTCATGCTTGCGGCACAACACTATCGGTTCTCGGACGAGGCGGAGCAGGTATTTCGTCGCTATCTCGAGCTGCGCATGATCCAGCCGAACTTCGCGAACGCTAGAAGTGTCCGTAACGCCTTGGACCGGGCGCGCCTACGTCAGGCGAATCGCCTCTTTGAACGGCGTGGCTCGTCGATAACCAAACTCGATCTGATGACGATTGAGCCGGAGGATATCGCTGTCAGCCGCGTCTTTGATGCCGATCGCCTAGAGGAGCCGCCGCTCGATTCTTGA
- a CDS encoding ribulose bisphosphate carboxylase small subunit: MHLTQGQFSFLPPLTDEQIVAQIRWALAHDWAIGVEFTDDPHPRNTYWDMWGLPMFDLHDHAAILYEINECRRAYPKRYIRVTAFDSTRGWEAPRMSFLVNRPDDEPGFATERQELEGRHIVYSTSSYAATQPPGERY, translated from the coding sequence ATGCACCTTACCCAAGGCCAGTTTTCATTTCTACCTCCATTGACTGACGAGCAGATTGTGGCCCAGATCCGCTGGGCACTTGCCCATGATTGGGCGATCGGCGTGGAGTTCACCGACGACCCACACCCTCGGAACACGTATTGGGATATGTGGGGTCTGCCGATGTTCGACCTCCACGACCATGCGGCGATCCTCTATGAAATCAACGAATGTCGACGTGCGTACCCAAAACGCTACATTCGAGTCACGGCGTTTGACTCCACCCGAGGCTGGGAGGCACCCCGGATGTCGTTTCTGGTGAACCGGCCCGATGACGAGCCTGGCTTTGCGACCGAGCGTCAAGAGCTAGAGGGGCGCCACATTGTGTACTCTACGTCTAGCTACGCGGCCACACAGCCACCGGGGGAGCGCTATTGA
- a CDS encoding form I ribulose bisphosphate carboxylase large subunit: MAELTGEDRYKAGVIPYKQMGYWDSDYVPSETDIIALFRITPQPGVDPEEAAAAVAGESSTATWTVVWTDRLTAADLYRAKAYRVDAVPGQEEQFFAYIAYHLDLFEPGSIANLTASIIGNVFGFKAVKALRLEDMRIPVAYVKTFDGPPTGIVVERERLDKFGRPLLGATVKPKLGLSGRNYGRVVYEALRGGLDFTKDDENINSQPFMHWRDRFLYCMEAVNKAQSASGEVKGHYLNVTAATMEDMYERAEFAKELGSVVVMIDLVIGYTAIQSMSKWARRNDMVLHLHRAGHGTYTRQKNHGISFRVISKWMRLAGVDHIHAGTVVGKLEGDPNTVQGIYNVLRESVNPVDLPRGIFFEQDWAGLRKVMPVASGGIHAGQMHQLLTYLGDDVILQFGGGTIGHPMGIAAGATANRVALEAMVLARNEGQDIWNKGPDILDAAAKWSPELRAALDTWRDITFNYASTDTPDFVPTASESY; encoded by the coding sequence ATGGCAGAGTTGACCGGGGAGGATCGCTACAAGGCAGGAGTCATCCCTTATAAGCAGATGGGCTATTGGGATAGTGACTATGTCCCGAGTGAGACCGACATCATCGCACTCTTTCGGATCACTCCTCAACCAGGGGTCGATCCTGAAGAGGCGGCGGCGGCAGTCGCCGGTGAGTCCTCGACGGCAACATGGACGGTGGTGTGGACCGATCGCCTGACGGCGGCTGACCTCTATCGAGCTAAGGCCTACCGGGTTGATGCGGTCCCGGGCCAGGAAGAACAGTTCTTTGCCTACATCGCCTACCACCTAGACCTCTTCGAGCCGGGCTCGATTGCGAACCTCACCGCCTCGATCATTGGCAACGTCTTTGGGTTCAAGGCGGTCAAGGCGCTGAGGCTCGAAGATATGCGGATTCCGGTTGCCTATGTGAAAACCTTCGATGGTCCCCCGACTGGCATCGTGGTCGAGCGAGAGCGGCTTGACAAGTTTGGTAGACCGTTGCTCGGTGCCACGGTGAAGCCGAAGTTAGGGCTTTCGGGGCGGAACTACGGGCGAGTGGTCTACGAGGCCCTCCGAGGGGGCCTTGATTTCACCAAGGACGATGAGAACATCAACTCCCAACCCTTCATGCACTGGCGGGATCGATTCTTATACTGCATGGAGGCTGTCAACAAGGCACAGAGCGCCAGCGGTGAGGTTAAGGGTCACTATCTCAATGTCACCGCAGCGACGATGGAGGATATGTACGAGCGAGCCGAGTTTGCCAAGGAGTTGGGCTCGGTCGTGGTGATGATCGACTTGGTGATCGGTTACACAGCGATTCAATCCATGTCCAAGTGGGCACGGCGCAACGATATGGTACTTCATCTCCATCGCGCAGGGCACGGTACTTATACCCGTCAGAAGAATCACGGGATCTCCTTTCGCGTGATCTCAAAGTGGATGCGATTGGCTGGGGTCGATCACATCCACGCTGGTACGGTTGTCGGCAAACTCGAGGGCGATCCGAACACTGTGCAGGGCATCTATAACGTTTTGCGTGAATCGGTCAACCCGGTCGATCTTCCTAGAGGGATCTTCTTTGAGCAGGATTGGGCGGGCCTTCGCAAGGTGATGCCCGTCGCCTCCGGTGGTATCCATGCTGGGCAGATGCACCAGCTGCTGACATACCTCGGCGATGATGTGATTTTGCAGTTTGGTGGTGGTACCATCGGCCATCCGATGGGCATCGCGGCAGGCGCTACAGCCAATAGAGTTGCCCTCGAGGCGATGGTGCTTGCGCGCAACGAAGGCCAAGACATCTGGAACAAGGGGCCAGATATTTTAGACGCTGCGGCAAAGTGGTCGCCAGAGCTCCGTGCGGCTCTCGACACATGGCGCGATATCACCTTCAACTACGCCTCAACCGACACCCCTGACTTCGTGCCCACCGCGAGCGAATCCTATTAA
- a CDS encoding LysR substrate-binding domain-containing protein, which produces MTTTQLKTLLAVAETGSIVAASRRLFVTSAAVSSAMAALAREVGVDLTQRAGRGLVLTPPGEVLAGYASTLLGSMDEALLRAREACNSDAFVLRIGAVATVGEELLPRWLQGYLALRPTATVSLEVANKTTLVELLDQHRVDLVISGRPRNNDPVRVIATRGHELALIANERQAYQWFGPAQTPTPEQVGALTWLVREPGSGTRASAEELIGELQITPPTLTVGSNLAIKRLVELGLGIAVISTESVAQELGAGELISLRVPPLPQERTWCLGVRSEESPTSAILDFVNHLDASGEVKFTP; this is translated from the coding sequence ATGACCACAACTCAACTCAAAACCCTGCTAGCAGTAGCCGAGACTGGCTCCATCGTCGCGGCAAGTCGACGACTCTTCGTGACGTCGGCGGCTGTCTCATCGGCGATGGCTGCCCTGGCTCGCGAGGTCGGCGTCGATCTCACGCAGCGAGCTGGACGAGGTCTTGTCCTTACCCCTCCTGGAGAGGTGCTGGCTGGGTATGCCTCGACCCTGTTGGGGTCCATGGACGAAGCACTGCTTCGAGCCAGGGAGGCGTGCAACTCCGACGCCTTCGTCCTTCGCATCGGTGCGGTCGCGACCGTCGGCGAAGAACTCCTTCCTCGTTGGCTCCAGGGTTATCTTGCACTTCGTCCAACCGCCACGGTGAGTCTTGAGGTCGCGAACAAGACGACACTCGTCGAACTTCTTGACCAGCATCGCGTCGACCTAGTAATCTCTGGGCGACCTAGGAACAACGACCCTGTGAGGGTAATCGCCACCAGAGGGCACGAACTCGCCCTGATCGCCAACGAGCGACAGGCCTACCAATGGTTCGGCCCCGCTCAGACACCCACCCCAGAACAGGTGGGAGCTTTGACTTGGCTGGTGCGAGAGCCTGGATCTGGAACCCGAGCTTCTGCAGAGGAGCTCATCGGTGAACTCCAGATTACGCCACCTACGTTGACGGTTGGCTCTAATCTAGCCATCAAGCGCCTTGTGGAACTTGGGCTCGGCATCGCGGTCATCTCTACTGAGTCGGTAGCCCAAGAGCTCGGGGCTGGCGAGCTGATCTCCTTGCGGGTACCACCGCTACCCCAAGAAAGAACCTGGTGCCTTGGTGTCCGAAGCGAAGAGTCACCCACCAGTGCGATCCTCGATTTCGTCAACCATCTAGATGCCTCGGGTGAGGTCAAGTTCACCCCCTAG
- a CDS encoding fructose-bisphosphate aldolase class I, with the protein MANQSTSYVEMVNTAYMMVAYPKGILAADESSPTLTKRFEALGLSSTEDSRRDWRETLFDTPGLAEFVSGVILYDETFNQATSTEEPFCDFLNRRGMLCGIKVDTGAKPLAGYDGELVTEGLDNLGARLERYHQGGARFAKWRAVFGIKDAKPSAACIASNAHALARYAKLCQTFGLVPIVEPEILMEGQHDLAVAKKVATTVLVAVFDQLRLFEVAMEAIVLKPSMVTPGVAGPSARPDAIAQATIDCYLDAVPASVAGIALLSGGQSDHDATENLAAINAKGSLPWPITFSFGRALQDAPLRVWASSKQDRQLTQASLMTRVRAAANTRKPQELISV; encoded by the coding sequence ATGGCCAACCAATCGACGAGCTACGTAGAGATGGTCAACACCGCTTATATGATGGTCGCCTACCCGAAGGGGATCCTTGCGGCCGATGAGAGCAGCCCAACACTGACGAAGCGTTTCGAGGCTCTCGGACTCAGTTCGACTGAGGACTCACGACGCGACTGGCGAGAAACGCTCTTCGATACCCCAGGACTAGCCGAGTTCGTCTCCGGTGTCATCCTTTACGATGAAACCTTTAATCAAGCTACGTCGACAGAAGAACCCTTTTGCGACTTTCTCAACCGCCGGGGCATGTTATGCGGCATCAAAGTCGACACGGGTGCAAAGCCGCTTGCTGGTTATGACGGCGAGCTCGTCACCGAGGGGCTTGACAACTTGGGGGCACGCCTGGAGCGCTACCACCAGGGCGGTGCCCGATTTGCCAAATGGCGCGCCGTCTTTGGCATCAAAGACGCCAAGCCAAGTGCTGCCTGCATCGCCAGTAATGCGCATGCTCTCGCACGGTACGCCAAGCTCTGTCAGACATTCGGCCTGGTTCCGATCGTTGAGCCAGAGATCCTCATGGAAGGGCAACATGATCTGGCGGTCGCTAAGAAGGTTGCCACAACTGTACTCGTAGCCGTCTTCGACCAGCTGCGTCTCTTTGAGGTTGCTATGGAGGCCATCGTACTCAAGCCATCGATGGTAACCCCAGGCGTAGCTGGGCCATCAGCTCGACCAGATGCCATAGCACAGGCCACCATCGATTGTTATCTCGATGCTGTGCCAGCCTCGGTCGCTGGGATCGCCCTGCTCTCAGGGGGCCAGTCAGATCACGATGCGACCGAGAACCTGGCTGCGATCAATGCGAAAGGATCGCTACCGTGGCCGATTACCTTTTCGTTTGGTCGCGCACTCCAAGATGCCCCGCTGCGGGTGTGGGCAAGCTCCAAACAGGATCGCCAGCTGACCCAGGCGAGTCTGATGACAAGGGTCCGGGCAGCGGCAAACACCCGCAAACCCCAAGAGCTGATCTCAGTCTGA
- a CDS encoding response regulator transcription factor — protein MHPIQLLLVDDHEVIIDGVRAMLRNYADEVVVLAAVKTTGEAMDYLGNQSPDLILTDARLKGGSGFELLEQVVSAGIEAPVVFYTAYDDEAYLFRALRGGARGYILKQATGAELVGLLTRVMAGEITIDPSIAGRVALLAARLQFGEFWPGAHLGLTQRESEILELIVKGMSTKMIAQSLFLGEETVKSHLSSIYRKLKVKSRAEAVAVALKDVTFR, from the coding sequence ATGCACCCGATTCAACTGCTCCTCGTCGATGACCACGAGGTCATCATTGATGGTGTTCGTGCCATGCTTCGCAACTACGCCGACGAGGTGGTGGTCCTAGCGGCCGTGAAGACGACTGGGGAGGCAATGGATTACCTCGGCAACCAGTCACCTGATCTGATTCTCACCGACGCCCGGCTCAAAGGTGGCTCAGGTTTCGAGCTTTTAGAGCAGGTCGTATCGGCAGGCATTGAGGCTCCCGTCGTCTTTTACACCGCCTATGACGACGAGGCCTATCTGTTCCGGGCACTTCGTGGCGGCGCCCGTGGCTACATCCTCAAACAGGCCACTGGCGCCGAACTCGTCGGGCTCCTCACCCGTGTCATGGCGGGTGAGATCACGATTGATCCATCTATTGCCGGCCGGGTCGCCCTGCTCGCGGCGAGGCTACAGTTTGGCGAGTTTTGGCCCGGCGCACATCTGGGTCTCACGCAACGCGAGAGCGAAATTCTTGAGCTCATCGTCAAAGGAATGTCAACAAAGATGATTGCACAGAGCCTTTTTCTGGGTGAAGAGACGGTAAAAAGTCATCTATCTTCGATCTATCGGAAGCTCAAGGTAAAGTCACGCGCTGAGGCGGTCGCAGTCGCCTTGAAAGATGTAACCTTTCGATGA
- a CDS encoding GAF domain-containing protein, which produces MILEPDELTLYRKLALVLAQNLTLDQLATQSAQLVVEAVGASVCFVHLVNQELTRIELVGATPPFDTYRRRVSLGLGDGIAGWVAQTGQVAVVPDKWSDHRYRYLPELQGERFRALISVPMLNVNATVVGVLNVHWQRDDVDLDHHLEVLTSVASFLAGAFDHALLVEQLAAHERTLEGFTQQLIDAQEAERRRIQLDLHDGVLQQVHAAYYRLEAIKAARGLDENEVRDVRIASELLRSSAEAIRHITGDSARQVLDELGFPEAVHTLATSYPDFSVVVTDRTDQLEGTLEPTRALATLRILQEALNNAWKHSGVHQCELRLTTIGGDLVIVVRDRGNGFDLEQTTLATSLGVRGMRERTRMIGGHLELYSTMGEGTLVRLRLPLVAHAVEGTGLPRRR; this is translated from the coding sequence ATGATTCTCGAACCCGACGAACTCACCCTCTATCGCAAGCTCGCGCTCGTGCTCGCGCAGAACCTCACGCTCGACCAGCTCGCTACCCAATCGGCTCAGCTCGTGGTTGAGGCAGTTGGTGCCAGTGTTTGCTTCGTGCACCTCGTCAACCAGGAGTTGACTCGCATCGAGTTGGTTGGTGCTACCCCGCCCTTTGACACCTATCGTCGTCGCGTATCGCTCGGCCTTGGCGACGGCATCGCCGGCTGGGTCGCCCAGACCGGACAGGTTGCCGTTGTTCCTGACAAGTGGAGTGATCACCGTTATCGCTATCTTCCCGAGCTGCAAGGAGAGCGCTTTCGCGCGCTGATCTCCGTGCCGATGCTCAACGTCAACGCAACGGTGGTCGGCGTCCTCAACGTCCACTGGCAACGCGACGATGTCGATCTCGATCACCATCTAGAGGTACTCACCAGCGTGGCCAGCTTCCTCGCTGGCGCCTTCGATCACGCGCTCCTCGTGGAACAGCTGGCAGCACACGAACGCACCTTAGAAGGGTTCACCCAACAGCTGATCGACGCCCAAGAGGCTGAACGACGCCGCATCCAGCTTGACCTCCACGATGGCGTCCTTCAGCAGGTTCACGCTGCTTACTATCGTCTTGAGGCGATCAAGGCCGCTCGCGGGCTCGACGAGAATGAAGTCAGAGATGTCCGAATTGCCTCAGAACTGCTTCGATCCAGTGCCGAAGCGATTCGTCACATTACTGGAGACTCAGCTCGGCAAGTCCTCGACGAACTTGGCTTTCCAGAGGCCGTTCACACCTTGGCAACCTCATATCCGGACTTCTCCGTCGTCGTCACGGATCGAACCGATCAGCTCGAAGGGACCCTTGAACCCACACGAGCGCTTGCAACCCTGCGCATTCTTCAGGAGGCCCTCAACAACGCCTGGAAACACTCCGGTGTCCATCAATGCGAACTCCGCCTCACGACGATCGGTGGAGACCTCGTGATTGTTGTCCGCGATCGTGGCAATGGTTTCGATCTTGAACAGACGACGTTGGCGACCAGCCTCGGAGTCCGAGGCATGCGTGAGCGTACTCGTATGATCGGCGGTCACCTCGAACTCTACTCAACTATGGGAGAGGGCACGCTGGTGCGTCTGCGTCTGCCGCTTGTCGCCCATGCAGTCGAAGGCACTGGTTTGCCCAGGCGTCGATGA